A window of Psychromonas sp. CNPT3 contains these coding sequences:
- the nagZ gene encoding beta-N-acetylhexosaminidase, protein MRPLILDVKGCELDILDREILAHPLVAGVILFTRNFYDIKQLKSLVAQIRLAAKYDILIAVDHEGGRVQRFKHEFTVLPSAGSLLALNSPKKALELAFSSAYIMASELIACDIDLSFAPVLDLNGISDVIGQRAFSASPQDVTTLARAYIQGMKQAGMACTAKHFPGHGSVKADSHISLPVDSRTKDEIFSADILPFKLLIEEGILDAMMPSHVLYPQCDSQPAGFSTYWLQTILRQKLNFKGVIISDDLSMHGASFMGDHVDRARSAIDAGCDLILACNDIDAAVSILDNLQVTNKSEMFAIERLSYKKSKQKNNLKNDTIWQKHHYNLESFKASM, encoded by the coding sequence ATGAGACCACTCATATTAGATGTAAAAGGTTGTGAGTTAGATATATTAGACAGAGAAATTCTTGCACATCCGTTAGTCGCAGGGGTTATTTTATTTACGCGAAATTTTTATGATATTAAACAATTAAAATCATTGGTTGCACAAATCCGCTTAGCGGCTAAGTATGATATTTTAATTGCGGTTGATCATGAAGGGGGGCGAGTACAACGCTTTAAACATGAATTTACAGTATTACCTTCGGCGGGCTCGCTACTTGCACTAAACTCCCCAAAGAAAGCTTTAGAATTGGCTTTTAGCAGTGCTTATATTATGGCAAGTGAATTAATCGCTTGTGATATTGATTTAAGCTTTGCACCGGTACTTGATCTTAATGGTATCTCAGATGTGATTGGGCAGCGTGCATTTTCTGCCTCTCCACAGGATGTCACTACACTTGCGCGGGCTTATATTCAAGGCATGAAACAAGCTGGCATGGCTTGTACGGCCAAACATTTTCCTGGTCATGGCAGTGTTAAAGCCGACTCGCATATATCTTTACCCGTTGATTCACGTACAAAAGACGAGATTTTCAGTGCAGATATTTTACCTTTTAAGCTGTTAATTGAAGAAGGGATCTTAGATGCGATGATGCCATCTCATGTATTATACCCACAGTGTGACTCACAACCGGCGGGTTTTTCGACATATTGGTTACAGACTATCTTGCGTCAAAAATTAAACTTTAAAGGTGTGATCATTAGTGATGATCTCTCTATGCACGGAGCCAGTTTTATGGGTGATCATGTCGATCGCGCGCGCAGTGCGATCGATGCTGGTTGCGATTTAATATTAGCGTGCAATGATATTGATGCTGCTGTTTCTATTTTAGATAACTTGCAAGTGACTAATAAAAGTGAGATGTTTGCTATAGAGCGTTTATCTTATAAAAAGAGTAAACAAAAAAACAACTTAAAAAATGACACTATATGGCAAAAACATCATTATAATTTAGAGTCTTTTAAGGCATCAATGTAG
- the ycfP gene encoding alpha/beta hydrolase YcfP, whose translation MIIYLHGFDATSPGNHEKVMQLKFIDTDVRFVHYSTVHPKYDMSYILGEVHKHIQSSDDQHPLICGVGLGGFWSERIGFLCGIKQVIFNPNLYPEDNMVGKIEWPEEYLDIKSKCVADFRKKNTHQCLCILSTVDNKTSIKLDDHELSAYYPMILDTQQGHKFKDISEHLQSIKTFKLAKK comes from the coding sequence ATGATTATTTATCTACACGGTTTCGATGCGACAAGCCCAGGCAACCATGAAAAAGTAATGCAATTGAAGTTTATCGATACAGATGTACGTTTTGTTCATTACAGCACCGTGCATCCTAAATATGATATGAGTTATATTTTGGGAGAAGTACATAAACATATACAAAGTAGCGATGATCAACACCCCTTAATTTGTGGTGTCGGTTTAGGCGGTTTTTGGAGTGAACGCATTGGGTTTTTGTGTGGTATAAAGCAAGTTATTTTTAATCCCAATTTATACCCTGAAGACAATATGGTCGGAAAAATAGAATGGCCAGAAGAATATTTAGATATTAAAAGTAAATGTGTCGCTGACTTTCGCAAAAAAAATACGCATCAATGCTTATGTATTTTATCCACTGTCGATAATAAAACCTCTATTAAGCTAGATGATCATGAGCTATCGGCTTATTATCCCATGATATTAGATACGCAGCAGGGACATAAATTTAAAGATATCTCTGAGCACCTACAAAGTATAAAAACATTTAAGTTAGCTAAAAAATAA
- a CDS encoding NAD(P)/FAD-dependent oxidoreductase has protein sequence MINIVIVGGGAGGLELATTLGNKLGKKGKAKVTLVDKNRTHLWKPLLHEVAAGSLDDGVDALSYPAHAKNHSFNFKLGKLKNIDRQSKQILIAELIDEDDGKVILPESQLKYDILVMALGSVSNDFNTKGVSEHCIFLDTPQQAKKFHHRMLNKYLQLCMQETKQVSVAIVGAGATGVELSAELFNALEQVSSYGFEHINPKDLKVSLVEAGEKILPALPERISMSAHQELSKLGVSVRTSTMVVEATEKGLLTKSGEFIEADLIVWAAGIKAPNFLKDIAGLETNRINQLIVRPTLQTSLDDAIYAIGDCASCALAKGGFVPPRAQSAHQMASLVAKNIIASLKSKALVEYKYTDYGSLVSLSNYSTVGSLMGNLMKGSMKIEGRIARLVYISLYRMHQVALHGYFRTILITVVGRINRVLRPRLKLH, from the coding sequence ATGATAAATATTGTAATTGTAGGTGGTGGTGCAGGTGGACTTGAACTGGCAACGACATTGGGTAATAAATTAGGTAAAAAAGGCAAAGCAAAAGTGACGCTGGTTGATAAAAACAGAACGCACTTATGGAAACCTTTATTACATGAAGTTGCAGCTGGCTCATTAGATGATGGGGTTGATGCTTTAAGCTATCCCGCACATGCTAAAAACCATTCCTTTAATTTCAAGTTAGGTAAACTTAAAAACATCGATAGGCAGAGTAAGCAGATCCTTATTGCAGAATTAATTGATGAAGATGATGGCAAGGTTATTTTGCCAGAAAGCCAACTAAAGTATGATATTTTAGTGATGGCATTGGGAAGTGTGAGTAATGACTTTAATACTAAAGGTGTTAGTGAGCATTGTATTTTCTTAGATACTCCCCAACAAGCGAAGAAATTTCATCATCGGATGTTAAATAAATATTTACAATTGTGTATGCAAGAAACGAAGCAAGTAAGTGTTGCCATCGTAGGAGCTGGCGCAACGGGTGTTGAACTCTCTGCTGAGTTATTTAATGCACTAGAGCAAGTATCAAGCTATGGTTTTGAGCATATTAACCCTAAAGATTTAAAAGTAAGCCTTGTTGAAGCGGGTGAGAAAATACTGCCAGCATTGCCTGAGCGTATATCCATGTCTGCGCATCAAGAATTGTCTAAATTGGGTGTTTCTGTACGTACTTCTACGATGGTTGTTGAAGCAACAGAAAAAGGCTTACTGACTAAATCAGGTGAATTTATTGAAGCAGATCTTATCGTTTGGGCTGCTGGCATTAAAGCGCCTAATTTCTTAAAAGATATAGCAGGGCTTGAGACAAATAGAATTAATCAATTAATCGTTAGACCGACGTTACAAACCTCACTGGATGATGCTATTTATGCGATTGGTGATTGTGCAAGTTGCGCCTTAGCAAAAGGTGGTTTTGTACCTCCGCGCGCTCAATCTGCCCATCAAATGGCATCGCTTGTTGCTAAAAATATTATAGCGTCTTTAAAATCTAAAGCATTGGTTGAATATAAATATACCGATTATGGCTCGTTAGTGTCTCTGAGTAATTACAGCACAGTAGGTAGCTTAATGGGCAATTTGATGAAAGGCTCAATGAAAATTGAAGGGCGTATTGCGCGTTTGGTTTATATCTCGTTATATCGTATGCACCAAGTTGCTTTACATGGTTATTTCCGCACCATATTAATCACGGTAGTGGGAAGAATAAATCGTGTATTACGACCGAGATTGAAACTGCATTAG